In Leptospira kanakyensis, a genomic segment contains:
- a CDS encoding response regulator, producing MNPKICVIDDDQIYQFTTKKIISNAGIKGDVLVFSDAENALDFFQTEVLNKDQLPDIIFLDINMPLMDGWQFLDAFGKILPKFPKSIEVFLVSSSVDTADTDRAAKIPIISGYIFKPFTKEKLLESISHVQS from the coding sequence ATGAATCCCAAAATTTGTGTCATCGACGATGACCAGATCTACCAGTTCACTACGAAAAAAATTATATCCAACGCAGGAATCAAAGGAGATGTTTTGGTTTTCTCCGATGCCGAAAATGCTCTGGATTTTTTTCAAACGGAAGTCCTAAACAAAGACCAACTTCCTGACATTATTTTTTTGGATATCAATATGCCCCTTATGGATGGTTGGCAATTTTTAGATGCCTTCGGAAAGATCCTCCCTAAGTTCCCCAAATCCATTGAAGTTTTCCTTGTCAGTTCTTCCGTAGATACCGCCGACACAGACCGTGCCGCCAAAATCCCCATCATCTCCGGCTACATCTTCAAACCTTTTACAAAAGAAAAACTTTTGGAATCAATTTCGCACGTCCAATCTTAG
- a CDS encoding FMN-binding glutamate synthase family protein — MDQILNWIETYPLSSTFVGLLLFLVLVFIRDITQKTHTIQRNFPIVGRLRYFLEMIGPELRQYWVAHDKEERPFDRTERSWIYATAKGQNNNFGFGTTEIQYEPGYPIIKHKAFPYPEAKAYIHNQDPSCIPCLKIIGPKRKFPYRPYSIVNISAMSFGSLGKNAVMALNRGARDSGAYQNTGEGGLSHYHMEGADMVWQIGTGYFGARDKSGKFSLEVLKEKVGKNPCIKMIEIKLSQGAKPGKGGILPAKKVNAEIAAIRHVEEGKDCISPNSHSEFTNVKELVQFIERIASGTGLPVGIKSAVGEIEFWEELAAQMKETSLGPDFITIDGGEGGTGAAPLTYADHVSLPFKIGFQRVYTLFQKEGLSEQIVWIGSGKLGFPDRAVVAIAMGCDLINVAREAMLSIGCIQAQKCHTDHCPAGVATQNWWLQRGVDPTIKGKRAAKYIQGFRKELLSLAHSCGYEHPGQFTGQDIEISMGMNRYQTLEGLLGYKRDEVNFTKLQDYTVFPKRQA; from the coding sequence ATGGATCAGATACTCAATTGGATTGAAACCTATCCTTTGTCTTCCACATTCGTTGGACTGTTGTTGTTTCTTGTTTTGGTTTTTATCCGAGACATCACACAAAAAACGCACACGATTCAGAGAAACTTCCCGATTGTCGGAAGGCTTCGTTATTTTTTAGAAATGATTGGGCCCGAACTCAGGCAATATTGGGTGGCTCACGATAAAGAAGAACGTCCCTTCGATCGCACAGAAAGGAGTTGGATTTATGCCACAGCCAAAGGCCAAAACAATAACTTTGGATTTGGAACTACAGAAATCCAATACGAACCGGGATATCCGATCATCAAACACAAAGCCTTCCCGTATCCGGAAGCAAAAGCATACATCCACAACCAAGACCCAAGTTGTATTCCCTGTTTAAAAATCATTGGGCCGAAACGTAAGTTTCCCTACAGACCTTATTCCATTGTGAACATTTCTGCGATGTCCTTTGGTTCTCTAGGCAAAAATGCTGTGATGGCACTCAATCGAGGTGCGAGGGATTCTGGCGCCTATCAGAACACAGGTGAAGGAGGCCTCAGCCATTACCATATGGAAGGAGCCGATATGGTTTGGCAAATTGGTACAGGTTACTTTGGGGCCAGAGACAAATCAGGAAAGTTTAGTTTGGAAGTTCTCAAAGAGAAAGTGGGAAAAAACCCTTGTATCAAAATGATCGAAATCAAACTTTCACAGGGCGCCAAACCAGGGAAAGGTGGGATCCTACCAGCAAAAAAAGTGAACGCCGAAATTGCTGCCATCCGCCATGTCGAAGAAGGCAAAGATTGTATCTCTCCCAACTCCCATAGCGAATTTACAAATGTCAAAGAACTCGTTCAATTCATTGAAAGGATTGCATCGGGAACAGGTTTACCCGTTGGAATCAAAAGTGCCGTCGGAGAAATTGAATTTTGGGAAGAACTCGCCGCTCAGATGAAAGAAACTTCTTTAGGCCCTGACTTCATCACCATCGATGGTGGAGAAGGAGGGACAGGTGCCGCACCTCTGACGTATGCCGACCACGTATCCTTACCTTTTAAAATAGGATTCCAAAGGGTTTACACTCTCTTTCAAAAAGAAGGACTATCCGAACAAATTGTTTGGATTGGTTCTGGAAAACTGGGATTTCCTGACAGAGCCGTTGTTGCGATCGCCATGGGGTGTGATCTCATCAATGTAGCACGGGAAGCCATGTTGTCCATTGGCTGTATCCAAGCACAAAAATGCCATACCGACCATTGCCCTGCAGGAGTGGCCACTCAGAACTGGTGGTTGCAACGAGGAGTGGATCCAACCATCAAAGGAAAACGTGCGGCCAAGTACATCCAAGGATTTCGAAAAGAACTTCTTAGTTTGGCCCATTCCTGCGGTTACGAACACCCGGGTCAATTTACAGGCCAAGATATAGAAATTAGTATGGGGATGAACCGGTACCAAACCTTAGAGGGGTTACTCGGTTACAAAAGAGACGAAGTGAATTTTACAAAACTTCAGGATTATACAGTTTTTCCAAAACGACAAGCCTAA